The genome window CCCTCACCCTCCATTAGACGGTCAGGCTTTTCAAGATCAAACAAGGAAACATTTCCAAGACCTTGCCTCCGCCTTTGTCGGTCTCAAGGATCAGTTGGACTGGAATACATTTGAGGCGGTTTATGCCCACTTTCTCAGTCTGCTACATCGCTTTGCCAGCTTCATTGCTGCCGACACGCAAGCCGATTCGTCCGACGTCCCGCTCTATGACTACGTACGCATCACCTCGGCATTAGCTGCCTGCCTCTACCGGTATCATGTAACGACAGCGACGCTCAGCGATGATGCAATTCAGAATCCACCACGTGACCGTCTTGCGCTTCTCGCAGGGGACGTATCCGGAATTCAAGACTATTTGTTCGACATTGCCACAGTTGGAGCTGGCGGTGTAGCTCGGAGGCTTCGTGCGCGTTCATTCTTCTTACAGATGCTGGCCGAGATCACCGCGCTAAAAGTGCTTCGTGCGTTTGACTTGCCGCTTGGCAATATGGTCATGGCCTCGGGGGGCAACTTCTTTATCCTGCTGCCCAACTTGCCGGGCGTGCCTGACACAATCTCCACCCTTCAGCGAGAGTGCGAAACATGGTTCCTGGAACAATTCCACGGAACACTCACTCTTAACTTGGCGTGGACGCAGGTCCTCGACGCAGAGTTTGGTACAGGTGAGCACCCCACCGGGTTCAGCCAAGTGCTCACAAGACTGCGCGAGGCGCTGGCGCGCCAGAAGCAGAACCGCCTAGGACGCGTCTTGGCGGACAGTGGCGGCTGGCAGGAAAACGCGTTTCTAAGAGAGCCGTTTCCTAGGACTGCCACCGTGTGTTTAGCGTGTCACCGTTTTCCAGCGGAACGTCGTAGCGATCCTGACGGTACAATAGACGTTTGCCTAAAATGCTACCAAGACGTTCGGCTTGGGCGACTACTGCCAACCGCTCAGATAGTCGGCTTTTACGATCGTGCGGAGCAGGGGACGCGCTGCTTCGACTGGACATTCACTGTCGCCACCGACCCGACCGAACTGCCAACCCGCCCTGTTCTAGTGATGCGCCTCAACGATACGGACTTGACGTCCATGACGCACATACCGGCTACTTTCCGTTTCCTCGCCAATTACGTTCCGCACGAACCAGACGGGTCACCTTGGACGTTCGAGGACATTGCCGCATGCCACAAGCTATCTGACGGCGAGCGCGGGTTGGGTTCTCTTGCCGTACTCAAGGCAGATGTCGATTATCTCGGTCAAGTATTTCAACATGGCTTACGTCGGGATACTCCGCCTAGCTTTGACGCTTTATCTCGTCTCGCCGCCATGAGTCGTCAATTCGATCTGTTCTTCTCGGCATGGATTGAGTGGATGTTGACTGTGGAGTTCCAAGGCACCTACGCAGTCTATTCCGGCGGTGACGACCTGCTCCTGATTGCGCCGCGTTCGCGAGCTCTCGACTTGTTAAAACGATTGCGCGGGGCCTTTGCGCGGTTTGTCCAGAACCCCGAGCTAACACTATCGGCAGGTGTCGCCGTCGTGAAGCCGCGTCTGCC of Candidatus Methylomirabilis lanthanidiphila contains these proteins:
- a CDS encoding diguanylate cyclase — translated: MTPEERVEYQTVVLGALLYDVWRYLQASELEPTTMSESPQCGWNFVAAWRDKFARCTNADLLEVLVQRRHETHHPNTLFKMDATTDPHHRALVRLVCQAHRLASGQPEGHYDEAKGFHLPALIPIFSRIRLLGDEHQPSGSLRPIGLRGLSEEPPIFPHPPLDGQAFQDQTRKHFQDLASAFVGLKDQLDWNTFEAVYAHFLSLLHRFASFIAADTQADSSDVPLYDYVRITSALAACLYRYHVTTATLSDDAIQNPPRDRLALLAGDVSGIQDYLFDIATVGAGGVARRLRARSFFLQMLAEITALKVLRAFDLPLGNMVMASGGNFFILLPNLPGVPDTISTLQRECETWFLEQFHGTLTLNLAWTQVLDAEFGTGEHPTGFSQVLTRLREALARQKQNRLGRVLADSGGWQENAFLREPFPRTATVCLACHRFPAERRSDPDGTIDVCLKCYQDVRLGRLLPTAQIVGFYDRAEQGTRCFDWTFTVATDPTELPTRPVLVMRLNDTDLTSMTHIPATFRFLANYVPHEPDGSPWTFEDIAACHKLSDGERGLGSLAVLKADVDYLGQVFQHGLRRDTPPSFDALSRLAAMSRQFDLFFSAWIEWMLTVEFQGTYAVYSGGDDLLLIAPRSRALDLLKRLRGAFARFVQNPELTLSAGVAVVKPRLPLAHTVQFADRALERAKITGRNKLCVLDKVVPWNDLQVIEDSVRLMERANPPSAFLNQLLRLSELWERWTQYQEVQGLRSLPLLAYTISRNLERGTELFEWASRLVAFPVNNPVGQEAKIMDNLGLITRWVLLGRREGEDGERP